A section of the Rubritalea squalenifaciens DSM 18772 genome encodes:
- a CDS encoding ABC transporter ATP-binding protein, translated as MSECLIELCDAGVQVSGKELLGGVNLCVTQGEHLAVIGPNGAGKSTLVKLLLGMHKASAGTVQIGGRDVSSYPRRELARMIGYVPQLLAAEVPYTVREFVEMGRYAHGDRDAKAVDEAMELVEVGEFSERVVATLSGGERQRVCIAAALAQEAPLLLLDEPLAHLDPGQRIEVQRVLRGVREEVTLIAVTHDLGWMQRDFEHVLALQAGGVKFDGSVRDLMAGEVLGELFGSAVMDQLGRRLV; from the coding sequence TGCGATGCGGGTGTTCAGGTCTCCGGTAAGGAGCTTTTGGGCGGCGTGAACCTCTGTGTGACTCAGGGGGAGCATTTGGCCGTGATCGGGCCCAATGGTGCGGGCAAGAGCACGCTGGTGAAGCTGCTGCTGGGGATGCACAAGGCAAGTGCTGGCACGGTGCAGATCGGTGGGAGAGATGTTTCTTCCTATCCGCGGCGTGAGTTGGCACGGATGATCGGCTATGTGCCGCAGCTGCTGGCGGCAGAGGTGCCGTACACGGTGAGAGAATTTGTAGAAATGGGTCGCTACGCTCATGGTGATCGTGATGCCAAGGCGGTGGATGAAGCAATGGAGCTTGTGGAGGTGGGTGAATTTTCTGAAAGAGTGGTGGCGACCCTGAGTGGCGGTGAACGTCAGCGGGTCTGTATCGCTGCGGCTCTGGCGCAAGAAGCGCCCCTGCTGCTGCTAGATGAGCCGTTGGCGCATTTGGACCCGGGGCAGAGGATCGAGGTGCAGCGGGTGCTGCGCGGAGTGAGGGAGGAAGTGACCCTCATTGCGGTGACGCATGATCTGGGCTGGATGCAGCGGGACTTCGAGCACGTGCTGGCGCTGCAGGCTGGAGGGGTGAAATTCGATGGATCCGTGCGTGATCTGATGGCTGGTGAAGTGCTGGGTGAGCTCTTTGGCTCTGCGGTGATGGATCAGTTAGGGAGGAGACTGGTGTGA
- a CDS encoding FecCD family ABC transporter permease — protein sequence MKKLLVLLALAVLTLLVAPHLGHTVLEGNDPKGINDLVFREIRVPRVLMAFLCGMGLSLGGLVFQAMFRNSLATPFTLGVASGSTLGVALWVMFGIQFSLLGISGLSLAALAGALVSILLVYGMARVTGGFSPLAMLLGGVVLSFFFSSLTLLVQHFADAGSTFRVMRWLMGNLGGADYEGVWQVLPFVLSGMMIVSFFRNELDLLSLGDELAQSRGVEVDRVRKVLFFAVSLMVAGVMTVCGPIGFVGIMVPHFCRMLFGVSHRNLVWASVLLGGIFLVWCDTLARSISVGGELPVGVLTALLGGPFFLWLLVQNGGRGMRY from the coding sequence GTGAAGAAATTACTCGTGCTTCTGGCTCTGGCGGTGCTGACGCTTTTAGTGGCTCCGCATCTAGGGCACACGGTGCTGGAGGGAAACGACCCTAAAGGTATCAATGATCTGGTGTTTCGGGAAATCCGCGTGCCTCGGGTCTTGATGGCGTTTCTCTGCGGGATGGGTCTGAGTCTGGGGGGGCTGGTTTTTCAAGCGATGTTCCGGAATTCGCTGGCGACCCCTTTCACGCTGGGTGTAGCTAGTGGTTCCACGCTGGGTGTGGCGCTGTGGGTAATGTTCGGGATTCAGTTCTCGTTGCTCGGGATTTCCGGGCTCTCTCTAGCGGCGCTGGCGGGGGCGCTGGTCTCGATTCTTCTGGTCTACGGGATGGCGCGGGTGACGGGTGGTTTTTCTCCGCTGGCCATGCTGCTGGGCGGTGTGGTGCTGAGTTTCTTTTTCTCGAGTCTGACGCTGCTAGTGCAGCATTTCGCGGATGCGGGGAGTACTTTCAGGGTGATGCGCTGGCTGATGGGGAATCTGGGAGGCGCGGATTATGAGGGCGTCTGGCAGGTGCTGCCCTTCGTGCTGAGCGGGATGATGATCGTGAGCTTTTTCCGCAATGAGCTGGACCTGCTTTCCCTCGGCGATGAGTTGGCTCAGAGCCGCGGGGTGGAGGTCGACCGTGTGCGGAAGGTGCTGTTTTTTGCCGTGTCCCTGATGGTGGCGGGGGTCATGACGGTCTGCGGGCCGATCGGCTTTGTGGGGATCATGGTGCCGCATTTCTGCCGCATGCTTTTTGGAGTGAGTCACCGAAACTTGGTCTGGGCGAGTGTGCTGCTCGGGGGGATTTTTCTGGTCTGGTGCGATACCTTGGCTAGGTCGATCTCTGTAGGTGGTGAGCTGCCGGTGGGGGTGCTGACTGCGCTCCTTGGTGGGCCGTTTTTCCTCTGGCTACTGGTTCAGAATGGGGGCCGGGGTATGCGCTATTGA
- a CDS encoding PEP-CTERM sorting domain-containing protein, giving the protein MKSHVLPTLTLSLAALLPLSYSADAATTAFNFFHTSFAANTGIDDSTENTDALNAVAGLDSPNWYNLGIAGSGGPTGTDSGDGIGVQWWSSNAFNAGSEGVTAGGDASQQVFRMYLDDGDGGTSYAAADGYGVTISVTGLSAYLASQSATSYTVTLFLSTDSSDFTQPEIRDGALTGSNNVTDLSLLGSPTVNVLGDGTQPVPSGAQSNTGGTRGVASLTGLTADEITIAMPTNAGGGVRGSIAGFAITAVPEPSSTMMLGLAGVGFILRRRR; this is encoded by the coding sequence ATGAAATCTCACGTACTCCCTACACTCACTTTGTCTCTCGCAGCGCTGCTTCCTCTCAGTTATTCAGCTGATGCAGCGACGACTGCCTTTAACTTCTTTCATACCAGCTTTGCTGCGAATACGGGAATTGATGATTCCACCGAAAACACGGATGCTTTGAATGCTGTAGCCGGGCTGGACTCGCCGAATTGGTATAATTTGGGAATTGCGGGCTCTGGTGGACCGACGGGGACTGACTCTGGAGATGGAATTGGTGTCCAGTGGTGGTCCAGTAATGCTTTTAATGCAGGATCAGAAGGAGTGACTGCTGGTGGAGATGCTTCCCAGCAGGTTTTTCGGATGTATCTGGATGATGGTGATGGTGGTACTTCCTATGCTGCCGCAGACGGCTACGGAGTGACGATTAGTGTCACTGGCTTGTCAGCTTATCTAGCTAGTCAGAGTGCTACGAGCTATACGGTCACGCTTTTCTTGTCCACAGATAGCAGTGATTTCACGCAGCCTGAAATCCGGGATGGAGCGCTGACGGGTTCTAATAATGTGACAGATCTGAGTCTGCTGGGATCACCAACCGTGAATGTGCTAGGGGATGGTACCCAGCCTGTGCCGAGTGGGGCGCAGAGTAACACGGGCGGTACCCGTGGTGTCGCTAGCTTGACTGGTTTGACTGCGGATGAAATTACGATCGCCATGCCGACGAATGCTGGTGGAGGTGTCAGGGGCTCAATTGCAGGTTTTGCAATTACCGCTGTTCCTGAGCCATCTTCTACCATGATGCTAGGTCTTGCCGGGGTGGGATTCATACTGCGCAGGCGCAGGTAA